The DNA sequence TGCCGGCAATAATTTCCTGGCCCTGGCGGGTCAACTCGGCCACGCCGATAACGATAAACAGCGAGGTATCCTTGATGCTGATAATCCACTGGTTACCCAGCGGGGGCAGCATGCGGCGCAGCGCCAGCGGCAGGATCACATAACGGATGGTTTCCCGACGTGAAAGACCCAGCGCGAGTCCTGCTTCACGGAAGCCTTTATGAATTGACAGCACCGCACCGCGGGTAATTTCCGCAATATAGGCGCCGGAGTTGATCATAATGGTCACCACCGCCGCGGAAAACGGGTCGATACGTAAATCGCTAAACGCCATCGGCAGGGCAAAGTAGATAAACATCACCTGCACCACAATCGGGGTGCCGCGAATGATTTCGATAAAAACCAGCGCGATGTGGTTAGCAATCCAGCCGCCGAAACAGCGGGCGAAACCGGCCACCAGACCGATTATCAAACCGCCGATCAGGCCGAGGACGGAAATCCACAGCGTCATTTTGGCGCCTTCCAGCAAAATAGGAATGGCGGGCCAGATGGCACTCCAGTCAAACTGCATAATCTGTTCCTGTTACCGTGTCGAAAACAGAGGAAAGCCCTCTGAGAAAACTATTCAGGCCTGCTTATCAGCAGGCCTGGAAGAGAAAACGCTCATTATTATTTTGGTTCAGTACCGAACCATTTTTTATAAATTTCGTTATAAGTTCCGTTTTCCCGCAGAGTCTTCAGCGCGCCGTTCACTTTTTCGCGCAGCTCGTCGCTGCCTTTCGGGAACGCGATACCGTAGTTTTGCGCTTCCAGCGACTCGCCGACTGCTTTGAACTTACCGTTGCCCGCCGTTTTGATGAAATAAAGGATATTCGGCGTATCGTGCAGAACCGCGTCGGCACGTCCGGTACCCAGTTCCATATAGGCATTATCGATGTTCGGGAACTGACGCAGATCTTTGGTTTTGATATTGGCTTTCGCGTAATCAACGGAACCGGTACCGCTCTTAACCGCCACCACTTTACCGTTCAGGTCTTTAACATCTTTAATATCGTTATTATTGGCATTGACCATCACCAGCAGACCGCTCTTGTAGTAGCCATCAGAAAAATCGATCGCTTTTTTACGCTCGTCCGTAATGGTGATCCCGGCCAGGGCGAGATCGATATTTTTAGTTTGCAGGGCTGGAATAATACCGCTGAAATCCATTGGCTTCAGGGTGTAATCAAGCTTCAGCTCTTTCGCGATGGCAGCCCACAGATCAACGTCGAAGCCGACATACCGATCGCCCTGTTTAAATTCAAACGGAACAAA is a window from the Klebsiella oxytoca genome containing:
- the glnP gene encoding glutamine ABC transporter permease GlnP, with product MQFDWSAIWPAIPILLEGAKMTLWISVLGLIGGLIIGLVAGFARCFGGWIANHIALVFIEIIRGTPIVVQVMFIYFALPMAFSDLRIDPFSAAVVTIMINSGAYIAEITRGAVLSIHKGFREAGLALGLSRRETIRYVILPLALRRMLPPLGNQWIISIKDTSLFIVIGVAELTRQGQEIIAGNFRALEIWSAVAVIYLIITLVLSFVLRRLERRMKIL
- the glnH gene encoding glutamine ABC transporter substrate-binding protein GlnH, which encodes MKSVFKVSLAALTLAFAVSSHAADKKLVVATDTAFVPFEFKQGDRYVGFDVDLWAAIAKELKLDYTLKPMDFSGIIPALQTKNIDLALAGITITDERKKAIDFSDGYYKSGLLVMVNANNNDIKDVKDLNGKVVAVKSGTGSVDYAKANIKTKDLRQFPNIDNAYMELGTGRADAVLHDTPNILYFIKTAGNGKFKAVGESLEAQNYGIAFPKGSDELREKVNGALKTLRENGTYNEIYKKWFGTEPK